From a single Stomoxys calcitrans chromosome 4, idStoCalc2.1, whole genome shotgun sequence genomic region:
- the LOC106090249 gene encoding uncharacterized protein LOC106090249, which yields MKVFVCLLAVCAVANAGFLFGGGGGGGGGGGGGYGGGGSGGHGGWSGGGGGGGYGGGGGGGYGGGGAGGAATVIKVIHEGGGGGGGGYGGGAGGGGWAAGGGGGYGGGGGYGGGDGGAGGEVKIIKVISQGSSGGGHGGGHGGGHGGGYGGGHGGGYGGGHGGGSSGGHVKIIKVISEGGAGGGGGYGGGGAGGWAAGGGGGGGWSAGGGGGW from the exons ATGAAg gtaTTTGTTTGCTTGTTGGCAGTTTGTGCCGTTGCCAATGCTGGCTTCTTGTTTGGTGGTGGaggtggcggtggtggtggtggaggtggCGGCTACGGAGGCGGTGGATCTGGAGGTCATGGCGGCTGGtccggtggtggtggtggtggcggctaTGGTGGCGGTGGCGGAGGAGGCTATGGCGGAGGCGGTGCAGGTGGTGCTGCTACTGTTATTAAAGTAATCCATGAAGGTGGAGGCGGCGGTGGTGGCGGTTATGGCGGCGGCGCCGGAGGCGGTGGATGGGCTGCAGGAGGTGGTGGTGGTTATGGCGGTGGAGGCGGCTATGGTGGAGGAGATGGTGGAGCTGGTGGTGAAGTTAAAATTATCAAGGTCATCTCCCAAGGATCTTCCGGCGGCGGCCATGGCGGCGGTCATGGTGGTGGCCATGGAGGTGGCTATGGCGGTGGTCATGGCGGCGGCTATGGCGGTGGTCATGGCGGTGGTTCATCGGGTGGCCATGTTAAAATCATCAAGGTTATTTCCGAAGGAGGCGCCGGCGGCGGTGGTGGTTATGGCGGCGGTGGTGCCGGTGGTTGGGCCGCTGGAGGTGGTGGCGGTGGCGGTTGGTCCGCTGGAGGTGGTGGTGGCTGGTGA